A window from Pelodiscus sinensis isolate JC-2024 chromosome 31, ASM4963464v1, whole genome shotgun sequence encodes these proteins:
- the LOC102451862 gene encoding uncharacterized protein LOC102451862, whose product MSVSSSAPGLQSQGQEMAVAEPVSFEEVAVYFSEEEWALLDPGQRALYRDVMQENYEAVSWLGFPVSKAHVLSWMKQREELQIPDLQGCEEGEIISDTHTAGDEMLNENSERSLQEEGPEQMAPCGVLVERSEGHVSQSPEQGETCDSQRSLQRQQGNHPGAGQDKSSHRSRRLKTNTKTVQKKIPHQHSPCSSSDCATLIKHERAHSEEKPFSCSDCGKSFSRRSHLVRHRRVHTGEKPFSCPDCGKSFRHRSNLVRHRRTHTGEKPFSCSDCGKSFSQCSHLVLHRRVHTREKPFSCSDCGKSFSQNSTLVIHRRVHTGEKPFSCSDCRKSFRHSSHLVKHRITHTGEKPFSCSDCGKSFSQWSQLISHRRAHTEEKPFSCSDCGERFSQTSALVIHRRAHTREKPFSCSDCGKSFSQNSTLVIHRRVHTGEKPFSCSDCGKSFSQRSNLVIHRRVHTGEKPFSCSDCGKSFSRQSYLVTHRRAHTGERPFSCSDCGKRFNDRSQLVIHRRVHTGEKPFGCSDCGKSFSRRSYLVIHRRAHTGEKPFSCSDCGKRFNDRSQLVIHRRVHTGEKPFGCSDCGKSFSRRSYLVIHRRAHTGEKPFSCSDCGKSFSQTSALVVHRRAHTGEKPFSCSDCGKSFSQTSTLVRHRKTHAEEAIHLFSL is encoded by the exons atgtctgtctccagctcagcccctggcctgcagagccagggacaggaaatggctgtggcggagcctgtgagcttcgaggaggtggctgtgtatttctctgaggaggaatgggctctgctggacccaggccagagagccctctacagggatgtgatgcaggagaattacgaagctgtgagctggctgg gatttccagtctctaaagctcatgtgctctcctggatgaagcaaagggaagagctgcagatcccggatctccaaggctgtgaggaaggggagatcatcagtgatacccacacag CAGGTGATGAGATGCTGaatgagaacagtgagaggagtcttcaggaggaaggacctgagcaaatggctccatgtggggtgttagtggaaagatctgaagggcatgtttctcagagtcctgagcaaggagagacttgTGACAGTCAGCGTAGTCTACAAagacagcagggaaaccatccaggagcaggacaggataaatccagtcacaggagcagaaggttgaaaacaaacacaaaaactgttcaaaagaaaatcccccatcaacattcaCCTTGTTCTTCCAGTGACTGTGCAACTCttattaaacatgaaagagcccactcagaagagaaacccttcagctgctctgactgtgggaaaagcttcagtcggagatcacaccttgttagacataggagagttcacacgggagaaaaacccttcagctgccctgactgtgggaaaagcttcaggcacaggtcaaaccttgttagacataggagaacccacacaggagagaaacctttcagctgctctgactgtgggaaaagcttcagtcagtgtTCACACCTTGTCCtccataggagagtccacacaagagagaaacccttcagctgctctgactgtgggaaaagcttcagtcagaactcaacccttgttatccataggagagtccacacaggagagaaacccttcagctgctctgactgtaggAAAAGCTTCAGGCACAGTTCACACCTTGTTAAACATAGGataacccacacaggagagaaacctttcagctgctctgactgtgggaaaagcttcagtcaatGGTCACAGCTTAttagccataggagagcccacacagaagagaaacccttcagctgctctgactgtggggaaagATTCAGTCAGACCTCagcccttgttatccataggagagcccacacaagagagaaacccttcagctgctctgactgtgggaaaagcttcagtcagaactcaacccttgttatccataggagagtccacacaggagagaaacccttcagctgctctgactgtgggaaaagcttcagtcagaggtcaaaccttgttatccataggagagtccacacaggagagaaacccttcagctgctctgactgtgggaaaagcttcagtcggcagtcataccttgttacccataggagagcccacacaggagagagacccttcagctgctctgactgtgggaaaagattcaatgaccggtcacagcttgttatccataggagagttcacacaggagagaaacccttcggttgctctgactgtgggaaaagcttcagtcggcggtcataccttgttatccataggagagcccacacaggagagaaacccttcagctgctctgactgtgggaaaagattcaatgaccggtcacagcttgttatccataggagagttcacacaggagagaaacccttcggttgctctgactgtgggaaaagcttcagtcggcggtcataccttgttatccataggagagcccacacaggagagaaacccttcagctgctctgactgtgggaaaagcttcagtcagacctcAGCCCTTGTTGTCCATAGGAgggcccacacaggggagaaacccttcagctgctctgattgtgggaaaagcttcagtcagacctcaacccttgttagacataggaaaacccaTGCAGAAGAAGCTATTCACCTGTTCTCACTGTAG